The sequence CTTTACAAGCCAGAAGGTTTTGTTTGTTCGCATGAAGATGGTTCAAATCGTACTGCGTTTGAACTACTCGATGAAATCAAAATGGATAAGTTGCACTTTGCAGGTCGTTTAGATGTTGATACTACAGGTCTTGTCTTAATGACAGACGACGGTAAGTGGTCTCATCGTATTACGTCGCCAAAGCATAAGTGCGAGAAGATGTACCGAGTGTGGTTGGTTGAACCTGTTGAAGACGATTACGTTGAAAAGTTCAAAGAGGGCATCCAGCTTAAGAGCGAAGACGGCCTAACACTTCCAGCACACCTTGAAGTACGTGCAGAGCGTGAAGTGTTACTAACGATTCACGAAGGCAAATACCATCAAGTAAAACGCATGTTTGCAGCTCTTGGTAACAAGGTAGAAGCACTACACCGTGAACGTATTGGTGAAATCGAGATGGACGAATCTTTAGAGTTGGGTGAATACCGTTACCTAACACAAGAAGAAGTCGACTCTATCTGGAAGTAATCTTTTCTACCGTAGATGTGGCCGACTAAGGATAGCGTCGGCTGATTATTTTTGACTGGTACTAGGACAGTTTCAGCCATTATTACTATATGTTCATGTATGTGTGCGCATATTCGTGTATCACTGTGCGTGTTCGTGTATGGCTATGTGTATATTCGTATATTGCTGCGTGCATGCTCGTGCTCACATAGAACTTAGTACTTAGTCGGAGAGTTATGCAAACGTCTACCTCACAGACCCCAAGCTCACAATCACAAACTCCTCAGTTAGGTTGGATGCTATTTTTGGTTCTGGGCGCTATTGGTGCTTTAACACCACTCGCCATCGATATGTACCTACCTGCAATGCCAACGATCGCCAAAGATCTTGGTGTGACAGCAGGGGAAGTGCAAATCACACTTACCGCGTACACCGCAGGCTTCGCTTTGGGTCAGTTGTTACATGGCCCGTTAGCCGACAGTTATGGTCGAAAGCCCGTTCTACTGATTGGTGTATTCTTCTTTGCGCTAGCGTCTGTCGTGAGTGCGACGACTCATGGCATTGAAGCGCTAACGTTAGTTCGTACCGCTCAAGGTTTTGCAGGTGCGGCGGCGGCGGTCATTATTCAAGCGGTTGTGCGTGATATGTTCGACCGTGAAGATTTCGCGAGAACCATGTCGTTCGTTACCTTAGTGATGACGGTTGCGCCACTTATCGCGCCGATGATTGGCGGCTATTTGGCATTGTGGTTCGGTTGGCGTTCAATCTTTTGGGTGTTGGCTATTTTTGCGGTGATCGTGATTCTCGCGGTGATAATCAAAATCCCTGAGACTCTGCCTGTTGAAAATCGTCAACTATTGCGCTTTAAAACCACGATTCGTAATTACGCTCGTTTATGTAAAAACTCGACCGCTATGGGCCTAATTTTCTCGGGTGCGTTCTCGTTCTCTGGGATGTTTGCATTCTTAACCGCAGGCTCTTTTGTCTACATTGATATCTATGGCGTACGTCCTGACTTGTTCGGTTATCTGTTTGGCCTAAACATCGTAGCGATGATCCTGATGACAACCATCAATGGTCGAATCGTTAAGAAGGTCGGTTCTCATACGATGTTGAGAGCGGCGTTGGTTATTCAATTACTGGCTGGGTTAGGCTTGCTCGTCGGTTGGGCGTTGGATTTAGGACTTTGGGGAATTGTGCCATTTGTGATGCTATTTATTGGCACCATTTCTACTATCGGCAGTAACTCTATGGGTCTACTGCTAAGTGGTTATCCAAACATGGCAGGTACGGCTTCATCGCTTGCGGGAACATTAAGATTTGGTACTGGTTCTGTCGTTGGGGCTATCGTTGCGATGCTGCCAAGTGACAGTGCTGGGTCTATGGCTATGGTAATGGCTGCGTGTGCAGTAATGTCAGCATTACTATATTGGACATTAGGAAAGAAGGCATAATGTCAAAATACTATATTGAAATTCAGAAGTTAGTGAATGATGCATTGGGTGAGCTTTACGCTCTACACAAAGCAGGCAAAGCGATTGATGCGCCTATTGCGAACAACCTTTATTTGGTTCGTTGGGTGACGAAAGCGATTAAGGCTCAGTCTTATGATCGTGTGATTGTTCCTGATTTGGTGCGTTGGCAGAAGCAGGGTCGTTCAAAAGGCAACAACTCTGATTTAACCTTTACCTTCAAACGTATTTCTGCGTTTTACGGTAAATTCTTCCCTGAAGGCGAAGAACCAAAAGCGTTGAAAGACAGCGACGTTGAAGCCTTTATGGACAAGATGTACGAGATGGGTTGGAGCGTATCGAGTGAAGATGAGCTGACGACTGGCGGCAAAATTCAGTTCTTCACTGATGGTGAGCACTCTTTTGCACTTTGTGGCAAACAGTGTGATGACTCGTTCGACGGTGAGCTAATGGTTAAGCCAATGAACTGGTTTGTTCGTGGTAACCACGCTGAGTTTATTCAAGCAGCGATGGAAGCAGGTTTCATGCTTCACAAAGTCACTGACTACAAGTCAGCGGTGAAGTACCACGGTGAATACATCGTGTATCCTGCTAACCAAGGCAACCAACTTGCAGAGATCCCAATTAGCGTTGTCGGCTAGTAGCGGATTCGGGATACGAGATGAGAGATACGAAGAGCGGAATTATCCGCTCTTTTTTGCCTCTCACTGAGCATGTCGCTAATTTGCTGTTAAGTCTTTTCGCATCCCGTCACCCGAATCTCGCATCTGCTCTTGTGCCTGCTTCTCAATCGCCTTCACCATGCCTTTAAAGATAAACAGGTGGGCTGGCATCATTGCGAACCAATAGAGTAGACCTAGAAAGCCTTTCGGGTGCCACCAAGCAGATATATTGAGCTCTCGTGACTCTCCATTATCCGACACGGTGATTTCTAAGCGTCCTAAACCGGGTCCTTTCATTCCAAAAAGCAGAGACAAAAACTGGTTCTCTTCGCAGCGAATGACTTTCCATGAATCGATTTTGTCACCGACTTTTAGATTCGGCCCTTCTGGCATTTGTCGAACCGGAATACCGCCGCCAAATAAAAGGTCGAGCCATTCTCGTGTACGCCACAATGCATTAGCAAAGAAGTAACCTTGCTTCGGGCTTCCTATCTGTTGTGCAATCTGCCACAAAGACTCTAATGATGCCGTTGAGGTAATACTGGCTCCGGTTTTCTTTGGGTAATAACCATACCCAGCCTGCCAGCGTTTAAACGCGGTTTTATCGAAGCCCCACACATTACTTTTCACGAAGTTGCCTTCAGAGTGAATGGTTTGTTCGACCATGCGCTCGAACGACATCAGCTTTTGTGGGTACTTTTCACTAATGGTAGTCGAGTTAGCAATGAAGTCATGCTTAAGGCCCGCGAGAAGTGCTCTGCCTATATTTGATGGGACAGAGGTCACCACGCCTAACCAATAAGACGCAATTTGTGGTGTGAGTAGCGATGTCGCCCATAGTCGAAGAGGGCGGTCCGCGGTTTTAGCGATATGAGCAAACTGGTTTCGATAAGAGACAATATCAGGCCCACCGACTTCGAAGG is a genomic window of Vibrio sp. FE10 containing:
- the rsuA gene encoding 16S rRNA pseudouridine(516) synthase RsuA; this translates as MRLDKFLCDALGVTRREATHLLKSKAVTVNDVIQKSGSLKVTEECVVEWQGNELNVHGPRYIMLYKPEGFVCSHEDGSNRTAFELLDEIKMDKLHFAGRLDVDTTGLVLMTDDGKWSHRITSPKHKCEKMYRVWLVEPVEDDYVEKFKEGIQLKSEDGLTLPAHLEVRAEREVLLTIHEGKYHQVKRMFAALGNKVEALHRERIGEIEMDESLELGEYRYLTQEEVDSIWK
- a CDS encoding Bcr/CflA family multidrug efflux MFS transporter; translation: MQTSTSQTPSSQSQTPQLGWMLFLVLGAIGALTPLAIDMYLPAMPTIAKDLGVTAGEVQITLTAYTAGFALGQLLHGPLADSYGRKPVLLIGVFFFALASVVSATTHGIEALTLVRTAQGFAGAAAAVIIQAVVRDMFDREDFARTMSFVTLVMTVAPLIAPMIGGYLALWFGWRSIFWVLAIFAVIVILAVIIKIPETLPVENRQLLRFKTTIRNYARLCKNSTAMGLIFSGAFSFSGMFAFLTAGSFVYIDIYGVRPDLFGYLFGLNIVAMILMTTINGRIVKKVGSHTMLRAALVIQLLAGLGLLVGWALDLGLWGIVPFVMLFIGTISTIGSNSMGLLLSGYPNMAGTASSLAGTLRFGTGSVVGAIVAMLPSDSAGSMAMVMAACAVMSALLYWTLGKKA
- a CDS encoding DUF2913 family protein — translated: MSKYYIEIQKLVNDALGELYALHKAGKAIDAPIANNLYLVRWVTKAIKAQSYDRVIVPDLVRWQKQGRSKGNNSDLTFTFKRISAFYGKFFPEGEEPKALKDSDVEAFMDKMYEMGWSVSSEDELTTGGKIQFFTDGEHSFALCGKQCDDSFDGELMVKPMNWFVRGNHAEFIQAAMEAGFMLHKVTDYKSAVKYHGEYIVYPANQGNQLAEIPISVVG
- a CDS encoding DUF2867 domain-containing protein → MKKVLVLGASGYVGSQLLPLLLEQGYQVTAAARHIDYLKARTEPHDNLSLVYLDLADQAATQALVPDFDLIFFLVHGMAEGHDFIDYELNLARNFISALTPNNKHVIYLSSLQPQTADSEHLQARKQTGDLLRKGSVPITELQAGVIIGPGSAAFEIMRDFVYNLPIMIAPKWVDSKANPIALQNLNHYLLKLAQDTPTEHQTFEVGGPDIVSYRNQFAHIAKTADRPLRLWATSLLTPQIASYWLGVVTSVPSNIGRALLAGLKHDFIANSTTISEKYPQKLMSFERMVEQTIHSEGNFVKSNVWGFDKTAFKRWQAGYGYYPKKTGASITSTASLESLWQIAQQIGSPKQGYFFANALWRTREWLDLLFGGGIPVRQMPEGPNLKVGDKIDSWKVIRCEENQFLSLLFGMKGPGLGRLEITVSDNGESRELNISAWWHPKGFLGLLYWFAMMPAHLFIFKGMVKAIEKQAQEQMRDSGDGMRKDLTAN